One Porphyromonas pogonae genomic region harbors:
- the fmt gene encoding methionyl-tRNA formyltransferase: MDKKALKLIYMGTADFAVAPLQALVENGYNVLAVVTMPDKPAGRGHKLKASGVKVYAESQNIEVLQPDNLKEDAFVARLRELDPDLGIVVAFRMLPQIVWNLPRFGTVNLHGSLLPLYRGAAPINWAIINGDKETGVTTFRLKHEIDTGGILLQEKMPIGEDETFGEVHDRMMVLGAQVMLRTVDLFLDDKEPLAMPQEDCHEHPTQAPKLFKDNCKVDWTQSAGFIHNFIRGLNPVPTAWTELAIEGHEPKPFKLYRSAVIDPADRHEGLTPGSCVIGPKRSLEVVTGDGVLKILMLQPQGKKAMAADAYLNGIAR, translated from the coding sequence ATGGATAAGAAAGCGTTGAAGTTAATTTATATGGGCACGGCGGACTTTGCCGTAGCGCCACTCCAGGCCTTGGTGGAAAACGGGTATAATGTGCTTGCTGTGGTGACGATGCCCGACAAACCTGCGGGACGCGGGCACAAGCTCAAGGCTAGCGGAGTCAAAGTATATGCCGAGTCTCAAAATATTGAAGTGTTACAGCCAGACAACCTCAAAGAGGATGCCTTTGTGGCACGGTTGAGAGAGTTGGATCCCGATCTGGGTATTGTGGTAGCTTTCAGGATGCTCCCTCAAATTGTATGGAATTTGCCACGGTTTGGCACTGTTAATCTTCATGGTTCGCTACTCCCTCTTTATCGAGGTGCTGCTCCTATCAACTGGGCTATCATCAACGGGGATAAAGAAACAGGTGTGACTACTTTCCGCCTCAAGCATGAGATTGATACGGGTGGAATACTCCTACAGGAGAAAATGCCCATAGGTGAAGATGAAACCTTTGGAGAAGTGCATGACAGGATGATGGTGTTGGGTGCTCAGGTGATGTTACGCACAGTGGACTTGTTTCTGGATGACAAGGAGCCCCTGGCTATGCCTCAGGAGGATTGTCACGAACACCCCACGCAAGCTCCCAAGCTATTCAAAGATAATTGTAAAGTGGACTGGACTCAGTCGGCAGGTTTTATCCATAATTTTATTAGAGGGCTCAACCCCGTACCTACCGCATGGACAGAGCTCGCCATCGAGGGTCATGAGCCAAAGCCCTTTAAATTATACCGTTCTGCAGTCATCGACCCTGCCGACCGTCACGAGGGTCTTACTCCCGGCTCGTGCGTGATAGGCCCCAAGCGCTCACTGGAAGTAGTGACGGGTGACGGTGTGCTGAAGATACTCATGTTACAACCGCAAGGGAAGAAAGCAATGGCAGCTGATGCTTACCTCAATGGTATAGCCCGCTGA
- a CDS encoding L-threonylcarbamoyladenylate synthase: MSKELFSEDIRKAVEVMQRGGIILYPTDTIWGIGCDATNESAVQKIYALKKRSDSKSMLVLVDSDVKLQGLVSEVPEIAYDLIDLAIRPITIIYSGARNVAPSLITDEGTLGIRVTKEEFSQELCKRMRVPVVSTSANISGEPSAAFFSQISPEILAGVDYVVEYRQDDNNPSEPSQIISLGSGGEVKVIRE, from the coding sequence ATGTCAAAGGAATTATTTAGTGAAGATATCCGTAAAGCTGTAGAGGTGATGCAGCGCGGAGGCATTATTTTATACCCCACAGATACTATATGGGGTATCGGTTGCGACGCTACGAATGAGAGTGCCGTGCAGAAGATCTATGCCCTCAAAAAGCGATCGGACAGCAAATCCATGCTGGTACTTGTGGATAGCGATGTGAAGTTGCAGGGGCTGGTGAGCGAGGTGCCGGAGATCGCTTATGATCTCATCGATCTTGCCATAAGACCCATTACAATCATCTACAGCGGAGCCCGCAATGTGGCTCCATCTCTCATCACCGATGAGGGTACACTGGGGATACGGGTGACCAAAGAGGAGTTTTCGCAAGAGCTGTGCAAGCGCATGCGAGTGCCTGTGGTGTCTACCTCCGCCAACATCAGCGGGGAGCCCTCGGCTGCGTTTTTCTCCCAGATCTCTCCTGAGATACTGGCGGGCGTGGACTACGTGGTGGAGTACCGACAAGACGATAATAACCCCTCGGAACCATCACAAATCATCAGTCTCGGATCCGGTGGTGAGGTCAAGGTAATCAGAGAGTGA
- a CDS encoding chloride channel protein, whose product MNLSDIGNTTNKRFERMLLWREKHINERYFILLLSLIIGIVAALVAILLKKMIHGIQHILFLNANEYNFLFLILPIIGIFLTGLFVRYVVRDNISHGVTRVLSSLSQRKSRIKPHNMWSSIIASSITIGFGGSVGAESPIVLTGAAIGSNLGRVFRMEQRTLMLLVGCGAAGAIAGIFKAPITGLVFVVEVLLLDLTLSSILPLLVTSVASASTAYIFTGTEAMFSFTQTDPFAIERLPYIFLLGVVCGLVSLYFSKTMFSFEGKMKKLPTYRRKFAVSSVILSLLIFLFPPLYGEGYNTINTLLSGQYGTLLEGSIFEPFADSYWMVFGFLFLILLTKVFASVATNSGGGCGGLFAPTLFIGSITGFCYAYVVNYFPFLNAYLPNKNYALLGMAGLMAGVMHAPLTGVFLIAELTGGYNLFLPLMLVCLTSYGTIRIFMPHSIYSLRLAEEGKLLTHQKDKAVLTLMSLENVIETDFEPVTPSMSLGDVVKVIAVSHRNMFPVLNEEGQFLGIVQLDNIRNIMFRPELYDRFKVNKIMIIPPAKIKTSMSMEAIMRVFDDTKAWNLPVVDDDGKYMGFVSKSKIFNSYREVLVETFVGD is encoded by the coding sequence ATGAACTTGAGTGACATAGGAAATACGACAAACAAGCGTTTCGAACGCATGCTTCTTTGGCGTGAAAAGCATATCAATGAAAGATATTTTATTCTACTGTTGAGTCTTATCATAGGCATAGTGGCGGCATTGGTGGCCATCCTGCTCAAAAAGATGATTCACGGGATACAGCATATTCTTTTCCTCAACGCCAACGAATATAATTTCCTGTTTCTCATCCTTCCTATTATAGGTATATTCCTTACGGGGCTCTTTGTGCGTTATGTGGTGAGAGACAATATAAGCCATGGTGTGACACGTGTATTGAGCTCACTGTCACAGCGCAAGAGCCGTATCAAACCGCATAATATGTGGTCATCCATCATAGCCAGTTCCATTACTATCGGGTTTGGAGGGTCCGTAGGTGCAGAGTCGCCTATAGTGCTTACCGGTGCGGCCATAGGCTCCAACCTGGGGCGTGTATTTCGCATGGAGCAGCGCACACTGATGCTCCTTGTGGGGTGTGGTGCGGCAGGAGCCATAGCCGGCATTTTCAAAGCTCCTATCACAGGACTTGTATTTGTGGTGGAGGTATTGCTGCTCGATCTTACGCTGAGTTCCATCCTGCCACTGCTGGTTACTTCGGTGGCCTCGGCCTCTACGGCATATATTTTCACCGGTACCGAGGCTATGTTTAGCTTTACGCAGACGGATCCTTTCGCCATAGAGCGATTGCCCTATATATTCTTGCTTGGAGTAGTGTGCGGGCTGGTATCCCTGTATTTTTCCAAGACTATGTTCTCATTCGAGGGTAAGATGAAGAAATTACCGACCTATAGGCGTAAGTTTGCTGTCTCCTCGGTAATCCTCAGCTTACTCATCTTCCTATTCCCTCCGCTTTACGGTGAGGGTTACAACACTATCAATACCTTGCTGAGCGGGCAGTACGGAACCTTGCTCGAGGGAAGCATCTTCGAGCCCTTTGCTGATTCGTACTGGATGGTCTTCGGCTTTCTTTTTCTCATCCTTCTTACCAAGGTATTCGCCTCTGTAGCCACTAACTCAGGTGGCGGGTGTGGCGGGCTTTTTGCTCCTACGCTTTTTATCGGTTCTATTACCGGCTTTTGCTATGCGTATGTCGTGAACTATTTCCCGTTTCTCAATGCTTATCTGCCCAATAAGAATTATGCTTTGCTGGGTATGGCCGGACTCATGGCAGGGGTGATGCATGCTCCGCTCACCGGTGTATTCCTCATAGCCGAGCTTACGGGGGGCTACAATCTATTCCTCCCTCTTATGCTGGTATGCCTCACCTCATACGGTACCATACGTATCTTTATGCCTCACAGTATATACTCGCTACGCTTGGCAGAAGAGGGCAAGCTACTTACACACCAGAAGGACAAAGCCGTGCTTACTTTGATGTCATTGGAGAATGTGATAGAGACGGATTTTGAACCTGTAACGCCTTCCATGAGCCTGGGCGACGTGGTGAAGGTTATAGCAGTGAGCCACCGTAACATGTTTCCCGTGCTGAACGAGGAGGGACAGTTCCTAGGCATCGTACAGCTCGATAATATCCGTAATATTATGTTCCGCCCGGAACTTTATGACAGGTTCAAGGTGAATAAGATTATGATTATCCCGCCTGCCAAGATCAAGACTTCTATGTCTATGGAGGCAATAATGCGGGTATTTGACGATACCAAGGCATGGAACTTGCCTGTTGTGGACGATGACGGTAAATACATGGGATTTGTATCCAAGTCCAAGATATTCAATTCGTACCGAGAGGTACTGGTAGAAACATTTGTGGGCGACTGA
- a CDS encoding pseudouridine synthase: protein MPNLKNQPPRPKRKTKIEFTVKEADTLLHYLQITALPERSKTTVKQLMRDRFFSVNGKPEVQHNLPLATGDVVVLHQAPLPDTLHHPQVEILYQDDYLVVANKQPGISTIASGVNTRFTAMKIISEHLKMFDPTAKLFMLNRLDRESQGLVMFAKNRTVQQEIINNWHKYVLEQRFLVVIEGKMEDPEGDLLPPEHPNASKKKTTPKHKNAPEGALTAEEIAELGTASYKVLKEGPLCSMLDIRLDKGRNNQLRKQFREMESPVAGDHHNGSMFKDLGMIALKGSIIKMKHPITGEDLSFQLEVPSAFKSLVKTAIPPTSNKSLKDKKQR from the coding sequence ATGCCAAATTTAAAAAATCAACCTCCTCGTCCCAAGAGGAAGACCAAGATAGAATTTACAGTGAAGGAAGCGGATACATTGCTGCACTACCTGCAAATTACGGCTTTGCCCGAAAGGAGCAAAACCACCGTGAAACAGCTGATGCGTGACCGGTTCTTCTCTGTAAACGGCAAGCCAGAGGTACAGCATAATCTCCCTTTGGCTACCGGTGATGTGGTGGTACTCCATCAGGCTCCATTGCCAGACACCTTGCACCACCCGCAAGTGGAGATACTCTACCAGGACGATTATCTGGTGGTGGCCAATAAGCAGCCGGGTATATCTACCATAGCCAGCGGTGTCAACACACGCTTTACGGCTATGAAGATTATATCGGAACATCTCAAGATGTTTGATCCTACTGCTAAGCTATTTATGCTCAATAGGCTCGACAGAGAGAGTCAGGGATTGGTAATGTTTGCTAAAAACAGAACCGTACAACAAGAGATCATCAACAACTGGCACAAATACGTGTTGGAACAGAGATTTCTTGTCGTGATAGAGGGTAAGATGGAGGACCCTGAAGGTGATTTGCTACCGCCTGAGCACCCTAATGCGTCCAAGAAAAAGACCACACCTAAGCATAAGAATGCACCTGAAGGCGCTCTCACTGCAGAAGAAATAGCAGAACTGGGCACTGCTTCGTACAAAGTACTCAAAGAAGGCCCCCTATGCAGTATGCTGGATATACGTCTGGACAAAGGGAGGAACAACCAGTTGCGTAAGCAATTCCGTGAGATGGAATCACCTGTTGCGGGAGATCACCACAACGGCAGTATGTTCAAAGATCTCGGTATGATAGCCCTCAAGGGAAGCATCATCAAGATGAAACATCCGATTACAGGGGAGGACCTCAGTTTTCAGCTGGAAGTTCCATCGGCTTTCAAATCTTTGGTAAAAACAGCGATACCTCCTACAAGTAATAAATCTCTAAAAGATAAAAAACAAAGATAA
- a CDS encoding protein-disulfide reductase DsbD family protein, translating into MIKPFSRRAYVILLFLLACSLFGAPKLSAQIVGDIATWSKKLNDEGKPEKTLLFSAQIKSGWHVYHTDIPAGGPSATEFTFDKIEGAKLIGKPQADKKPDEVFDKNFNMKLRWFHGSVTFSQKIQVTDPAKFKIEGNIRYMGCNDENCVPPTRWEFSFGPSDLTSKAAAPASATEENAATEAPLTDSATVGSADSANKSATVASLASTDDLWQPVITELRGYGDTTLAQTSSSLWKIFIYGFLGGLVALLTPCVWPMIPMTVSFFLKRTSNRRKAIRDAVNYGLSIIVIYLILGLLITAIFGANALNSLATNAVFNIIFFLLLVFFAISFFGAFELVLPASWTAKMDERADKTTGLLSIFFMAFTLVLVSFSCTGPIIGTLLVEAATMGSYLGPAIGMFGFAAALALPFSLFAIFPNWLQSMPKSGGWLNTVKVVLAFLELALAFKFLSVADLAYRWHILDRETFIAIWIVIFALLGIYLLGKIRFSHDSPVEHVSVKRLFMAIISLSFAMYMVPGLWGAPLKAISAFAPPLHTQDFNLYEGAVHPAFDDYEEGMAYARKQNKPVLIDFSGAGCVNCRKMENSVWINEEVKKMLDNDFVIITLLVDDRKPLPQVMEVQENGKTLKLREVGEKWSYFQRSKFGASTQPFYVMLDHQGKPLGPSRSYNEDIPAYIKFLKGGLDEFKTRSK; encoded by the coding sequence ATGATAAAACCATTTTCACGAAGAGCGTATGTGATTCTGCTCTTTCTTTTGGCTTGCTCCTTGTTCGGAGCTCCTAAGCTTTCTGCACAGATTGTGGGCGATATTGCCACGTGGAGTAAAAAACTCAACGATGAAGGCAAGCCTGAAAAAACGTTATTGTTTAGTGCTCAGATAAAAAGTGGCTGGCACGTTTATCATACGGATATTCCTGCGGGAGGTCCCAGTGCCACCGAATTTACGTTTGACAAAATAGAGGGAGCCAAGCTGATCGGCAAGCCTCAGGCTGATAAGAAACCGGATGAAGTGTTTGATAAGAATTTCAACATGAAGCTTCGTTGGTTCCATGGCTCTGTAACCTTTTCACAGAAGATACAGGTTACAGACCCTGCTAAATTCAAGATTGAAGGTAACATCAGATATATGGGATGTAATGATGAGAACTGTGTGCCTCCTACGAGGTGGGAGTTTTCGTTCGGACCATCGGATCTGACATCTAAGGCGGCTGCTCCTGCATCAGCTACAGAAGAGAACGCTGCTACGGAAGCACCTCTCACCGATAGTGCCACCGTTGGCTCTGCAGATAGTGCTAATAAAAGCGCTACTGTAGCATCTTTGGCTTCGACCGATGATTTATGGCAACCTGTAATAACAGAGTTGAGGGGTTATGGCGATACTACGCTGGCTCAGACAAGCTCATCTCTTTGGAAGATATTTATCTACGGATTCCTCGGTGGTTTGGTAGCGCTTCTTACGCCATGTGTATGGCCTATGATACCGATGACGGTGAGCTTCTTCCTCAAAAGAACTTCTAACCGCCGTAAAGCCATACGTGATGCAGTCAACTATGGCTTATCTATCATCGTTATCTATCTTATATTGGGGCTCCTCATCACAGCTATTTTTGGCGCAAATGCATTGAATAGCCTTGCGACGAATGCGGTGTTTAACATCATATTCTTCCTCTTGCTGGTATTCTTTGCTATCTCATTCTTTGGTGCATTCGAGTTGGTATTGCCGGCTTCATGGACAGCCAAGATGGATGAGAGGGCTGATAAGACTACCGGTCTGCTCAGTATATTCTTCATGGCATTCACCCTGGTGTTGGTATCATTCTCTTGCACGGGTCCTATTATAGGTACGCTGCTTGTAGAGGCTGCTACCATGGGCTCATATCTGGGCCCGGCTATAGGTATGTTTGGTTTTGCCGCTGCTTTGGCATTACCTTTCTCTCTATTCGCCATATTCCCCAACTGGTTGCAGAGTATGCCCAAGAGCGGTGGATGGCTCAATACCGTGAAGGTAGTGCTTGCATTCCTCGAGCTTGCTCTTGCATTTAAGTTCCTTTCCGTTGCCGACTTGGCTTACAGATGGCATATTCTCGACAGAGAGACATTCATCGCTATCTGGATTGTAATCTTTGCTCTGTTGGGTATCTATCTCTTGGGTAAGATACGTTTCAGTCACGATAGCCCGGTAGAACATGTTTCTGTAAAGAGGTTGTTTATGGCTATCATATCTCTTTCATTTGCCATGTATATGGTGCCGGGGTTGTGGGGTGCTCCGCTCAAAGCGATCAGTGCCTTTGCACCTCCTCTCCATACACAGGACTTCAATCTTTATGAAGGGGCTGTACATCCCGCTTTCGATGATTATGAAGAAGGTATGGCTTATGCCCGCAAGCAGAATAAACCTGTACTTATCGACTTCTCAGGTGCCGGCTGTGTCAATTGCCGTAAAATGGAAAATTCCGTATGGATCAACGAAGAAGTGAAGAAGATGCTTGATAATGACTTTGTGATTATCACACTCTTGGTCGATGACAGAAAGCCTCTCCCGCAGGTGATGGAGGTACAGGAAAATGGCAAGACTCTCAAACTGCGTGAAGTGGGCGAGAAGTGGAGCTACTTCCAGAGAAGTAAATTCGGTGCCAGCACACAGCCCTTCTATGTAATGCTCGATCATCAAGGTAAACCTCTGGGGCCTTCACGTTCTTACAATGAAGATATACCTGCGTATATCAAATTCCTCAAAGGTGGACTTGACGAATTTAAGACAAGATCAAAATAA
- a CDS encoding FtsB family cell division protein has translation MNNFEDNIKNSDTEKITYYRRISIWWKKHPWIKYAAAFVIVFMIPYLFGESSVFRQIKYSNRISHLRKEIRQTENHFKEDSVRLEEIRADKDGVEHTAREQYLMKSPDEVIFLIKDKEPQPEEDEKK, from the coding sequence ATGAATAATTTCGAGGACAATATTAAAAACTCTGATACGGAAAAAATCACATATTACCGTAGAATATCCATATGGTGGAAGAAACATCCATGGATCAAATACGCTGCAGCTTTCGTGATTGTTTTTATGATCCCCTACCTTTTTGGAGAGTCGAGTGTGTTTCGCCAGATCAAATATAGCAACCGCATCTCACATCTGAGAAAAGAAATACGTCAGACAGAGAATCACTTCAAAGAAGACAGTGTCAGGCTCGAAGAGATTCGAGCCGATAAGGATGGTGTGGAGCATACCGCTCGTGAGCAATATTTGATGAAGTCCCCTGATGAAGTGATATTTTTGATCAAAGATAAAGAACCCCAACCCGAAGAAGACGAGAAAAAATGA